In Zingiber officinale cultivar Zhangliang chromosome 1A, Zo_v1.1, whole genome shotgun sequence, a genomic segment contains:
- the LOC122023833 gene encoding acid phosphatase 1-like — MRREVVLVFLSLSAGLVAGDWNLLSYITSKGEEESYNHRSGNMGYGLRNYCEAWRMNVELNNIRGFEVVPGECTGHIGYYMTSTQYEVDLHLAADIVSLFLADDFVLAGDGKDAWIFDVDDVLLSTVPYYKAHQFGGTKLDKKSLEAWMSEASAPAIEQMRMLFHKIRRRGLKVFILSSRAEHLREATVNNLISVGYHGWTDLILRSKEEEENSSAEEYKAKERSKLAHEGYRLWGIVGSQWSSLGGYTTARRIFKLPNPMYYEY; from the exons ATGAGGCGTGAGGTTGTGTTGGTCTTCCTCAGCCTCTCCGCCGGCCTCGTCGCCggcgactggaacctcctcagCTACATCACCAGCAAGGGAGAAGAGGAGAGCTACAACCACCGCAGCGGCAACATGGGCTACGGGCTGCGCAACTACTGCGAGGCGTGGCGGATGAACGTGGAGCTGAACAACATCCGGGGCTTCGAGGTGGTGCCCGGCGAGTGCACCGGCCACATCGGATACTACATGACGTCGACGCAGTACGAAGTCGATCTCCACCTGGCCGCCGACATCGTCTCCCTCTTCCTCGCAGACGACTTCGTGCTGGCCGGCGACGGCAAGGACGCCTGGATCTTCGACGTCGACGACGTCCTCCTCTCCACCGTCCCCTACTACAAGGCACACCAGTTCGG AGGGACCAAGCTTGATAAAAAAAGCTTGGAGGCATGGATGTCGGAGGCGAGTGCACCGGCAATCGAGCAAATGaggatgttgttccacaagatcAGAAGAAGAGGGCTGAAGGTCTTTATTTTGTCTTCGAGGGCAGAGCATCTCAGAGAAGCCACCGTTAACAACCTCATCTCAGTTGGCTACCATGGCTGGACAGATCTCATATTGAG gtcgaaggaggaggaggaaaacAGCAGTGCAGAGGAGTACAAGGCAAAAGAGAGGAGCAAGTTGGCTCACGAAGGGTACCGTTTGTGGGGAATAGTTGGGAGCCAATGGAGCAGCCTTGGGGGATACACAACTGCAAGAAGAATCTTCAAACTGCCAAATCCAATGTATTATGAGTACTGA